A DNA window from Ostrea edulis chromosome 5, xbOstEdul1.1, whole genome shotgun sequence contains the following coding sequences:
- the LOC125652463 gene encoding DBH-like monooxygenase protein 2 homolog isoform X1, translating into MKRALLILTLVTSANAFSFFAEKLPNGENVPHPCKPNYMWQGVGHKAKGGGGARNSFGEDFYNQGKVWNESLCRMDSDGDGRTNGQELGDPNCLWKEGTIPDFVTGITHPGVCEPMNSTICLGKNTWVDCSSESFQCEALKKDPDVRNMTLKFPETAVPAEETSYYCMTFEFPQDGDYHMIATEPIIDNVHVMHHILLFGCTQKPLMSTSNPESCGMGSGNCFDTIGGWTVGASGECFHDNIGFRLGRHGYKYGILQFHWNNPQRRPDYFDGSGLMIHYTPNKRIADAGVLIIGQNYFAIPPRREEVIVTGQCDNLAVNGTVHLTRAINHMHYLGRKMKIEQFRGGKKIRYLTNEDDYNYDSPKLNDYTIPIQFKAGDTLRTTCTFKSTGKSKTVFYGDGTNDEMCLGFLTYYPKQNMQSPFCVPFKNLNQMSLFSSEVYGGCRHWDFLLSSSDEIRNLKFQVIDNCQPLRGCLSECLTVLKTIKGHACMKDDIGHWIKNHALYSQDQRVNRTEMTQFYLATSSCDRQFEQYENNYSSDGDPLSRPSIYLVLCMTLFLNYLIFSN; encoded by the exons ATGAAGAG GGCATTGCTGATCTTAACACTTGTAACGTCGGCAAATGCGTTTTCATTCTTTGCTGAAAAACTTCCGAATGGAGAAAACGTTCCCCATCCCTGTAAGCCAAACTACATGTGGCAGGGCGTAGGGCACAAAGCCAAGGGCGGAGGAGGGGCGAGGAATTCATTTGGGGAGGATTTCTACAATCAAGGAAAG GTGTGGAACGAGTCCCTCTGCAGAATGGATTCGGATGGCGATGGTAGAACCAATGGGCAGGAACTGGGTGACCCCAACTGTTTATGGAAGGAAGGGACAATCCCGGATTTTGTTACAGGAATAACACATCCCG GTGTATGCGAGCCCATGAACAGCACAATTTGCTTGGGAAAGAACACATGGGTAGATTGTTCGTCAGAGTCCTTTCAGTGTGAAGCCTTAAAGAAAGATCCAG ATGTGAGGAACATGACACTAAAATTTCCCGAGACAGCTGTACCTGCGGAAGAAACTAGCTATTACTGCATGACATTCGAATTTCCTCAAGATGGTGACTATCACATGATCGCAACAGAGCCAATCATTGACAACGTACACGTCATGCATCACATCCTTCTTTTTGGATGCACACAAAAAC CATTGATGTCAACGAGCAATCCCGAATCGTGTGGAATGGGTTCTGGAAACTGTTTTGACACTATAGGTGGTTGGACAGTTGGAGCATCTGGAGAATGCTTTCACGATAACATAGGATTCAGACTGGGCCGACACGGCTATAAATATGGTATCCTGCAG TTTCATTGGAACAACCCTCAGAGGAGACCAGATTACTTTGATGGTTCTGGGTTGATGATACACTATACTCCAAACAAACGCATTGCTGATGCTGGGGTTTTAATCATAGGACAGAACTACTTTGCGATTCCTCCGCGTAGAGAGGAAGTGATTGTCACTGGACAGTGTGATAATTTAGCCGTAAACGGGACCGTTCATCTCACCAGAGCCATCAATCATATGCATTATCTTG GTAGAAAGATGAAGATAGAGCAGTTTCGAGGAGGAAAGAAGATAAGATACTTAACAAATGAAGACGATTACAACTATGACTCGCCTAAATTGAATGA TTATACTATCCCAATACAATTCAAAGCTGGCGACACTCTCAGAACAACTTGTACTTTCAAGTCCACCGGGAAATCCAAAACAGTTTTCTATGGCGATGGAACTAATGATGAAATGTGTCTAGGATTCCTGACATATTATCCAAAACAAAACATGCAAAGTCCATTCTGTGTTCCCTTCAAAAATCTGAATCAGATGTCGTTATTTTCATCTGAGGTATACGGTGGATGTCGACACTGGGATTTTCTTTTGTCATCATCAGATGAAATAAGAAATCTAAAATTCCAAGTCATAGATAATTGCCAACCATTACGAGGTTGCCTGTCCGAGTGTCTGACCGTGTTGAAGACGATAAAGGGACATGCGTGCATGAAGGACGACATTGGCCATTGGATAAAAAATCACGCTTTGTACAGTCAAGATCAGAGAGTTAATAGGACGGAAATGACGCAGTTTTACTTGGCGACATCTTCCTGTGACAGACAGTTTGAACAGTACGAAAACAATTACTCTTCAGACGGAGATCCTCTATCGAGGCCATCAATCTATCTTGTTCTTTGTATGACTCTGTTTTTAAACTATTTGATTTTTAGtaattaa
- the LOC125652463 gene encoding DBH-like monooxygenase protein 2 homolog isoform X2, producing the protein MDSDGDGRTNGQELGDPNCLWKEGTIPDFVTGITHPGVCEPMNSTICLGKNTWVDCSSESFQCEALKKDPDVRNMTLKFPETAVPAEETSYYCMTFEFPQDGDYHMIATEPIIDNVHVMHHILLFGCTQKPLMSTSNPESCGMGSGNCFDTIGGWTVGASGECFHDNIGFRLGRHGYKYGILQFHWNNPQRRPDYFDGSGLMIHYTPNKRIADAGVLIIGQNYFAIPPRREEVIVTGQCDNLAVNGTVHLTRAINHMHYLGRKMKIEQFRGGKKIRYLTNEDDYNYDSPKLNDYTIPIQFKAGDTLRTTCTFKSTGKSKTVFYGDGTNDEMCLGFLTYYPKQNMQSPFCVPFKNLNQMSLFSSEVYGGCRHWDFLLSSSDEIRNLKFQVIDNCQPLRGCLSECLTVLKTIKGHACMKDDIGHWIKNHALYSQDQRVNRTEMTQFYLATSSCDRQFEQYENNYSSDGDPLSRPSIYLVLCMTLFLNYLIFSN; encoded by the exons ATGGATTCGGATGGCGATGGTAGAACCAATGGGCAGGAACTGGGTGACCCCAACTGTTTATGGAAGGAAGGGACAATCCCGGATTTTGTTACAGGAATAACACATCCCG GTGTATGCGAGCCCATGAACAGCACAATTTGCTTGGGAAAGAACACATGGGTAGATTGTTCGTCAGAGTCCTTTCAGTGTGAAGCCTTAAAGAAAGATCCAG ATGTGAGGAACATGACACTAAAATTTCCCGAGACAGCTGTACCTGCGGAAGAAACTAGCTATTACTGCATGACATTCGAATTTCCTCAAGATGGTGACTATCACATGATCGCAACAGAGCCAATCATTGACAACGTACACGTCATGCATCACATCCTTCTTTTTGGATGCACACAAAAAC CATTGATGTCAACGAGCAATCCCGAATCGTGTGGAATGGGTTCTGGAAACTGTTTTGACACTATAGGTGGTTGGACAGTTGGAGCATCTGGAGAATGCTTTCACGATAACATAGGATTCAGACTGGGCCGACACGGCTATAAATATGGTATCCTGCAG TTTCATTGGAACAACCCTCAGAGGAGACCAGATTACTTTGATGGTTCTGGGTTGATGATACACTATACTCCAAACAAACGCATTGCTGATGCTGGGGTTTTAATCATAGGACAGAACTACTTTGCGATTCCTCCGCGTAGAGAGGAAGTGATTGTCACTGGACAGTGTGATAATTTAGCCGTAAACGGGACCGTTCATCTCACCAGAGCCATCAATCATATGCATTATCTTG GTAGAAAGATGAAGATAGAGCAGTTTCGAGGAGGAAAGAAGATAAGATACTTAACAAATGAAGACGATTACAACTATGACTCGCCTAAATTGAATGA TTATACTATCCCAATACAATTCAAAGCTGGCGACACTCTCAGAACAACTTGTACTTTCAAGTCCACCGGGAAATCCAAAACAGTTTTCTATGGCGATGGAACTAATGATGAAATGTGTCTAGGATTCCTGACATATTATCCAAAACAAAACATGCAAAGTCCATTCTGTGTTCCCTTCAAAAATCTGAATCAGATGTCGTTATTTTCATCTGAGGTATACGGTGGATGTCGACACTGGGATTTTCTTTTGTCATCATCAGATGAAATAAGAAATCTAAAATTCCAAGTCATAGATAATTGCCAACCATTACGAGGTTGCCTGTCCGAGTGTCTGACCGTGTTGAAGACGATAAAGGGACATGCGTGCATGAAGGACGACATTGGCCATTGGATAAAAAATCACGCTTTGTACAGTCAAGATCAGAGAGTTAATAGGACGGAAATGACGCAGTTTTACTTGGCGACATCTTCCTGTGACAGACAGTTTGAACAGTACGAAAACAATTACTCTTCAGACGGAGATCCTCTATCGAGGCCATCAATCTATCTTGTTCTTTGTATGACTCTGTTTTTAAACTATTTGATTTTTAGtaattaa